One region of Rana temporaria chromosome 9, aRanTem1.1, whole genome shotgun sequence genomic DNA includes:
- the LOC120913879 gene encoding leucine-rich repeat-containing protein 38-like, with the protein MTLLTTFAAFFGLVMLLGMVNDNAATCTGSDADRVYYCKTFQKDYSEGTKTLIFEERNVGLINSTVFSSPTLKSVVTLTLTGSKIRTIESGAFEQFSSLITLELQNNKLTTLSPSWFHDSTVLEQLNVAGNVIHQLRPGMLEGYSGLKVLNLSRNEIVSIESGSFATLSKLSSLDLSYNRISSLERKVFTSMNATLKLHGNPWNCSCEQKDFILFLQELVNASRLNDSTLVTCHYPPDLNGMIVWNVSEVNCSASVLSPPSTKIFHKIVLPALFVVLGECVFLPRQIGSLLCLCP; encoded by the exons ATGACTTTGTTGACCACTTTTGCAGCCTTTTTTGGACTTGTAATGCTTTTGGGAATGGTAAACGATAATGCAGCCACCTGCACTGGATCTGATGCAGACCGAGTATATTACTGCAAGACGTTTCAGAAAG ATTACAGTGAAGGCACCAAGACCCTTATATTTGAAGAAAGGAATGTTGGCTTGATTAATTCCACAGTGTTTTCCAGTCCAACCTTGAAGTCTGTTGTTACCCTCACACTCACCGGAAGTAAAATTCGCACCATTGAATCGGGAGCCTTTGAGCAGTTCTCATCACTAATCACTCTTGAGCTTCAGAACAACAAGCTAACAACTCTATCGCCCTCTTGGTTTCACGATTCCACAGTTTTGGAGCAGCTCAATGTGGCTGGAAATGTGATTCACCAGTTGCGTCCTGGTATGCTGGAGGGATATTCTGGTTTGAAAGTTCTGAATCTCAGCAGGAATGAAATCGTCAGCATTGAAAGTGGGAGCTTTGCTACCCTGAGCAAACTGTCATCTCTGGATTTGTCCTACAATAGGATTTCATCGCTTGAACGTAAAGTGTTCACTTCCATGAATGCCACTTTGAAATTGCACGGGAATCCATGGAACTGCTCCTGTGAGCAGAAAGATTTCATACTATTTTTACAAG AATTAGTTAACGCTTCCAGATTGAATGACTCCACCTTGGTGACTTGCCACTACCCACCAGACCTCAACGGAATGATTGTGTGGAATGTTTCTGAAGTGAATTGTTCAGCGTCTGTTTTATCGCCGCCTTCTACAAagatttttcacaaaattgtgctACCTGCTCTGTTCGTAGTTTTAGGTGAGTGCGTATTTTTGCCGAGACAGATCGGATCACTGTTATGTCTTTGCCcataa